The DNA segment AGAGTGGCCCTTAGGTTATAAAGCTGGGAGATCTTCTAGCAGGATGACCTGACTGTTCATAATTGTCTCTCttgaacaaatattttaatttttttaacaaatatttgaaaagcgGCTTTTATGTCAAGTAGGCaacttccatttctgtttccaaatataaatactgaatttttaaagtctAGCTTTTTAAGCCTCattaatttgtgttttaaaattacaagtttACTTTTTAGGGAGATTTACTAAATAGAGTGAAGTGTGCTGTCATTCTTTCTTCACATTAGCCAAAGCACCAGCATATTCAAAGAATGTGTTTAGAGTATTTGCTGCTTAGACCATTATTAAATATCTGTAGACGTCCAAATTCTGCTCTCAGTTCCACTCCATTTTCTGTGCATGTCTGACCATTCTCCTTTAGTGAAACAGGACATGCTCAGTGTTAGCTCTTGGCATCCCTTCTGAAAGCTATTATGTTCTGGCAGCGTTTCTCTTCAATACTAGCTGCAGTGTGCCTCGTGCTGTCACAGAAGTAAGCTAGCAGGGAGAAGCGTGTTCCTGGTCTGGAACACTGGCTTTTCCGTTATCTGCTGTGTAGCAGTTCTTTATGGCCTCACTTGTAGCACTCATCCTCATGTACATCATGCTCAAGCCCATTATACTTGAATTCTTGCTTTATCATCTCTCATGTTCCATGTCAGTGTTGGAGTTATTCTTTTTTACTTACTCTACTAACACCTGGAAGAAAGGATTTTACAGCAATAGTAGTTTGCCTTTTATGGGGCAATGCACTTGCAGAATTGAAGATACTTTATAATGGGGTAAAGAACTTTTTAACAGATAGGTTGAAGTCCAGGGAGGTGAAGTGAAGGAAGCAAACATCAGAGCATGTCAGAGTCCAGGTCACCCCATCCCCATTCTCTACTTTACTGTTCTATATGGCTTATTTTCACTCCAGACAGACAAAGTGAAGCACTACAGCAGTGTTCTTTACTGTTCTGCTGACCAGGATGTGCATGGTTTTTATGACATTATggtaaataaaggaaagaaaaatagggCAGCTGTGCTGTACTGGGCTGAGTAAAGGGCTGGGATTCAAGCATCCTCAGATCTGTCTACTTGTGCCTCAGCCAACAATTAAAGTCATTTTGGCCCTGCAATTTTGCCCCTGACAGAGTTCCTATAGAAACTGGATGACAAGGAGACTGCAGTTGCAGGTTGCATTATATTTCCATACAAGACCCTCCTGAAGGTCTAGGGGCCTATTAGATGAGTGGGCATGTCCTGGGGGTAGGTAGCCAAGTAAGTCAGAGTTTTTCAGTACACATGGCTTTACCTTTGCTGTTAATTTCTGTCTGGCTATCTCTGCCTTTGGAGCCTTCTGTATTTTAACTAGGTAAACATTTATTGTGGAACTCCCAAGACAGGGTATGCATAACTTTTTAGGGGCAATTTCATTCTGGTGTTTGCTAGCACACTGGAAATCTGGCATAATGtatatgtatgttttcttttctttttttgtccttttcctgAAGTAGATaacttggaaatattttgtccTTTGCCCTGAAGGCACTCTGCCTGCCTTATGAAGCCAGGCAGCATGTGTTATGTCTGGAACTCTTGCATTTGATGTTTACTTGTGCTCCACAGAATCTACCAGAGCCTCATTTGGTGACCGGAAAGCAGAACTGCACAGCGTGTACCAATGGCCCCACTGTGACGTCTACAACCCATTCTATTTGGAGCATCGGGTTTCGCCAGATCTGATTAGGCGCTTCCCAGCAAAATCAGATAATAGGAAATTATATGGATCAGGTGAGAAGACCACACCCttacttttctgtcttcctccctttcccaaGGTTTATAGGTAAGAGAAAAATCCATTAGTCTAAAGAAGACATGTTTGATTATAGCAGTTCTCAGACTGATCTGTATTTTATAGCCACTTCTTGGTTGGTGAACCAGCTGTGGAGCCAGCGCTCCTTGatttccagctgtgctgttACTTTCTGTCTTTTAGGGGCTTAACAAGACTTGCTTGCATCACACGAAGGTGGACAAACTGGCAAAGCAAGCTAGCATGTCTGCCTCCAGTGCAAAACTGATCTACTTAACCACGTCCAGCTGCTGAGGGAACTACccttttgtaaaataaagatCTTGCTTTTGTGTTATAGCAAGTACGTGTCATCTTAGAGTTAAGTAAGACTTGCTTTGTCTGAGACCTAGTAAGGGTGCAGAGTATGGTGCTTTGACACTGTGATCAGTAAAGCCAGGGAGATAAGGCCAAGTTTAACAGGCAGCAGGTTTTTGCCACTGGGGTCTTTACCGtggaaaaatttgaaaaaggaGATCAGGCTAAGCCCCAGGTCTGGCTGACAAGATTAAAAGAcaaggcttttctgttttgctaaaGTATCTactagaaaatacatttcttttgaGGAAATAACTTTGAGGCAGGCTCCCTATTCTACCATTGCTACAAAAATGGAATTGATTCAGGTATTTTAGTGGCTTGGTCTTTCCATTTTGTCATTTCAGGAGAGTGTTttaggaagggaaggggggaaaggTGCTGACATCCTTAGATGTTATTTAGCTAGGTTTCAGTTCTACCATAGGTctacttaaatttaaaaaaaacttcttaATGATTCTTTTTTCTAGAATGTTTACATaatttgtattgttttctttgtctttttagtTAGTGATCTAAGACCTAGTGCTTTGCCTGGATCACTTGATGTAAGCCATTCAATGTTTGATCTCAGAAGCCCACCTCATCGATTCATGAAGGTGAGTTCCCCTTGTAACAGGTTATACTCAAACTCAGTTTGCTTGGTGTATCTGTTCCTGTTGCATTGCgttttcaaagtaaaaactGAAGGGCATTCTACTACGCACTGGAAGGGCTACAAGGAGAAGTTCAACATCTTGACAAACTTCAAGAGGCTCTTTCCTGATGTCTTCTCTGACTCCTACTGTTCTGGCCCAGTGGGGCTGTTGAGAAACATGAATAGGCTTATTAGGCAGGACAAGACAGACAAGAGGTTGTGGTTCATCATCTTGTGATTTCTCCCATCAGTTGAAAAGTGGAACACTAGAAATTTCCATTGATGCAAAaaacactgcaatttttttcaaataatcaTCTTTTACATAGAGATGAAGCTGCATATATATCAGTAAGCAAAAAACATCTGTGCTGGCCATATGTGTCCTCTATTAGCTCTTTGCATCAGAGTAGTAATTCCATGCTGCTGGATCGAGAGGTTAGTAGGGAATGAGACAATTATTTGAAATTGGATACTGGTTTTGTTCTCATTCATGCCTTGTCTGATGGTAGaatctctggggttttttgcatctCTTGCTCTGAATGAagtgatttggtttttttctccccagagaTACGATTCATTGTCCAGTGTACCTAGCAGTACCTCTTCCAGGAAGGATTCGCAAGGCAGTAACAGGAGTCTGGGTAATGTTGTGTTTACcatataatgaaatatttccctTTGCACTTGAAACATTAAGCTGTCTCTACtgttgatggggtttttttagattttttgaGGGGTTGGgtggttggtggggtttttggggtttttttgagttgAATCTGATTAGCAGACCAGTTGGGAGATTACTTTGCAATTTGAAATTAAGAGTTTTGAATGTGCACCTTCCTGTTGTCAGAGGATTGAGCAAATGAGCTTTCCAGGAGTCctcatgcttttgaaaaattaatccTCAGGTTTACTACCGCAGTGAACCAAGAGAATGCAGCACCTTGGTCACAGCTCTAGTCCTTTTTCATctatcagtatttttctgtggGAAGTGTCTGGAATCCAATACCCATATTACACTGAGAATTAGGCAAGAATAATGCATGCAAACCTAGTATCCCTATTCATGAAAGAATGCTGAAGAAGTGGGGATACTGCAAAATAAACCCTCAAAAATTAATCAAATCCCCACAAAAGTCACCCTACTGAAAGTCAGAATTTCACCCAGTCTCCTCAAAAAGAACGGGGGGCAATGACATAGTTTCAGTCATGAAGAGAAAAACTGGATATTAAATGGCTCTTCTGACTTGGAGAAAAGCATCATAGTAAAATGTTCGCTAGGCTGGAATTGAAatatgagaaagagaaaaagcaggcCAGTTCATAAACTTAATAGTGGAAGTAATTAAGGGAAGAGATAGATTATAAATGTGTTCTGGGTATCTCAGGCAcatgctttttgtcttttagaaATGTGTTCTGGGTATCTCAGGCAcatgctttttgtcttttagaaATGTGTTCTGAGTATCTCAGGCAcatgctttttgtctttctaaaagTTGTTTGAGTACAGCACAAGTTATTAAATTAAATAGGGATAACTGAGGTAAATGTGAAGGCTTTTAGCTATGCAGAAGGTCAGGCTACAATATTTTGTCCTCAAAATGTAGGTGTTAAGGTATTTCTAACTTATTTTGAGATAAGTTTTCAAAGATAAGCAGTACACCTACTAATGAGTTCCCTTATtcttgaaatacttttattctgtttattcttGGAAAATTTTAAGATGCTGCATTACTTCTAAAAACATTAATTGGCTTTCTTCCATAGATACTATTACATTATCAGGTGACGAACGAGACTTTGGAAGACTGAATGTGAAGTTGTGTTATGTTTCTTCTGTAGAACAGATTTGGATCACAGTTTTACATGTAAGCAAATACAAATAACTTTATTATTTACTCAAACGACTATTTTGCTATACTTAGTGTTAATTCTCATTAAATTTGGTGCTCTGTTActttacaaaatacttttaggagaaaaagaaaattacttttaagtaTTAATATAAACACAATTTAGTCAAATGTAATGCTGGGCTTCATTCAAAGTATCTTCCTCTTCCCGCCCCACCCCCATTGCAAtctctgttctgctgcagtCAATAGTAAAGTATTATAGAACTCTTTAGGTTATTATACGTATGTTCTGATTGTGGAGTGAGGAACTGTTCAGCATAGATAAGAAAGCTGAGCGGGTCATAGATGGGTCCTGCTGTGGAAGTTTTCCTGTAGAAATCTGGAGGCAGAAAACTGGAGCAACTTTGAAGGCAGCATTTAACTGACTTTGAACCTAACAGTTCCTTCAGGGAAGAAGAGAACATGTAGCTTCTTGTGACTTTTTTGTTAGCTAACGTGATTCTGTTATGCTAGCTGTCTTATACATTTCCAAGAACAGTGAATAATTTTTAGACAATGGAACTTTAAGTAATCAGAAACCTCATAACTACATGAAGTGATAAATACTATGCAAGGGATTTAGTGATTGATCTGTTGTCAGATTGCCACATATCGAAATCATTAAAATCTGCCAAGTAATTTTTTACCCTCTGGTTGtgaaaatttaattattaaattatctGAAGTGACATAATCATTACACTAGTTCTGATTTATATTCAGTAATACAGGAGTTATGCATAATTCAAGAACAATGTAAAAGACTGTTTCTAAGTTGTCTGAAGGCCAGAGTCTTAACATTGTCTAAACTGACTGTGTTTTAAATGTTGCAGTGCAAAGACCTGAGCTGGCCTTCTAGCTGTGGGGAGAATCCTCGTATCTGCGTCAAGGGAATTCTCACACTGCCCAAACCAGTGCATTTCAAATCTTCTGCCAAGGAAGGCTGCAACGTAAGTAGAGGTGGGGGAAACACCACGAAATCTTATTTCCCCCAAATATAAAAGTGGAATGTAAATGGATTGTTAAAATGGCCCAAACATCCATGCCTGTGCCATATTTGCTGTGGTAGTTGCCTAGGCTCAGGTTACTTACCCCCTCCCTTCCTCAAAATTCTATTAAAAGCCTTGTTCCAGTTCCTCCCCCTATACCCTGTCTTGTGTTGTACTGTTGCCGTCCTTCTCACCTGTCTGCAGGACAGATATGCTCATAGGGGAATGAACCATGAGCTGCTGGCCTTGGCAACTCAACGGTGGGGGACTGGAGGAAGACTGGGATACCTGTAGGTGCACTTTCACCCCGGGGAGGTAGATATGTACTGCCTCTCACTAGGGCAGGAGATAAAGTTCGTACTTCCTCTCCACAGAAAGTAGTAAGAATTGGTCGCATGGGACCACTGATAGTGGCAGTAAAGGAACATTAAGGGGGTGGAAGGTAAACCAACATAAACCACACACAATACAAGTCaaaggtgaaagaaaataaaactagcaGGAGAGACTGAAGCAAAAGGCCACAGGAGAATTTGCTATGACCATGTGTGTATGCTGTTGTAAAGCTCCAGAAGAAATAGCCTCAACTCATTATGGTagtgaaaaataatccagagcTTTGTCCCTGCCGGGGTGTGACAATGAGGTGGTGAGTCTGTGGGCACTTATCGCTGTAAAAGCAGACTTTTCAGTGGCAACCTAAAATGGTAGCTGGGAGCAGTGGCTAGGACCAGGAAGCCTTGGTTTCTAGTTTTCTGGCTCAGTGCAACATCAGTACCATAATGAAGTTactcctctgtttttctttctaggaTATTGAATTTATGGAAACTTTTGTATTTGCTATTAAACTGCAAAGCCTGCAGGCTGTCAGATTGGTATTTAAAATCCAGATACAGACTCCCAGGAAAAAAACGATTGGAGGGTGCTCCTTGGCACTACGGGACCTCAGCTCGGAGGAGTCAAGTCATTGGCTGGATATATCTCCTCCTTCCAAAGCACCTGTAAGTGCCAATACTGCAAAAGCATGTTGTTATATCACCTAGAAAGTTGAtggaaatgaaagtaaaataattcagtacTAATTTAATCTTAACAACAATcagggggtttcttttttcctccttttcctttttttttctcctcaggaaaggtgttttgatggggaaaaaatgcagacttTTGAACTCTGCACATGGATGTTCTTGTTGTaaacttcagctgtttctgGGAAAAGAGCTAGAGCAAGCTCTTCCACACCATGGCTCACAGCTTGAGGGAGGGACGTTCTGGGGAAATGTTCAGCAAAGGGAACCAGGTGATTGCCTTTTCTGACCAAAAAAGCATCAGAAGGTCTTTAGGACTCACAGCAAGAGCTCAGACCAAATGGTATCTGCTTTTGTTATGGAAGAAAAGTGCTGAGATCTTCAGTGGCTTGAAACTGCTGAGATCGCTATATATTTAATACTCAGATTGCATGTTGTGAAGTAATAATTCAGCCAGTTCATTCCCATTACTGTAATAAGAAGCAGGTGGTTTTCACAGTGGGATTTCCTTTCCCCCTACCCTtactttgtttgtttcttttacaggTTGTGTCTAGACATTTGTATTTTCAACAAATTAAACTTGAATTAgcaatttaaaagcaagttttatCTAAGTGTGTCTGAGTAATGAGTGATGCTCTTGATATCTAACATAAGTTACACTTGACATTTTTTAGTTCTAACAAGAATAACCATATTGCTTCAAAAGCAGTAAGGTTaagggaaagaagcagctgttttAGAAATGGCTTCATCCCAGTGTAAATTCCTGAATCATCTCACAGTTTCtctgttttggcttttctcACCATTATATCCAAAAGCCCTCCAGACACTTTTGGAATTCATCCTTCTACTACCCCGTGAGGCAGCAACCTACCCTACTTGCCAATAGAGGGCCAAAGCTGAGAGTGGAGTAAGCGGCTTCCTCTCGGGGCTACACAGAAATTTTGTGGCAGAGCTTCAAAGAGAATTTGGGTGTCTTCGATGAACTGGAGCCTGACTTCTCTTTATCTGACCTGTTGCTCTCTTGCTTGGTGCGTTTTGCTTCACTGAAGTGCATTAAAACTTGAAAGGAACCGTGACTAGCAAAGTCCTTTCGATTGGAGGCTGTCAGGAAAGCTGGGTCTCTACTGgccttctcctgctgctcttACAGTGTTCAGGGTATGTTAGCATCTGACAGGAGAGTAATGAGGATGCCTCAGCTCAACTTTGCCGCTaacaaaaattctaaaaaaaattcgGGCTTGAGATCTGAGTAcattcgggggggggggggggctgtatGTATATAGGCATGTAAAACACAAGTACTTCGGTAACATAGGAAACTCCACAGCATGCAGTCACCCTAAACATCGATGACAGTAAATGATGGGGCCATGTATCTATGGATAGCACTGTTTATATCTCCATATTGCAAAACTCAAAAGTGTGGGAGGAGAACTCTAAAGGTTTTTGTGTTAGTGGAACATATCTGGTCTTTCACTTCCACACCCAGGTTTAATAGAGCTACAGCTgcatttctggttttccctGTATGTGTTTGCTCTTACCACTGAGGAATCTTTCACAGATAAAAACTGAGGACTCGTTTATTTGTCCAGTATCTTTGGCTGAAGACCACGAGGGCCTTATGTGCACTGCACATGTACTGCAGCTACGACAAGTGCAAAATGCACTTACTGTGCATCTGTAGGTTGTGTACACAACACATGCTTATATTTCTTTCTAGGAAATCCCAGATAGAAATGTGGGAGCCCAAATTATGACAGAATTCCTGTTTTTCCTGAGTTTATAAGCAACTTAATCCAGATGTTATGGCAACATTCTTCTGCTTGTAGGTGTGCCGTGCAGAACTTCAAGTAGGAACTTGTTTTCAAGCAATAAACAGGAGGATACAGGTACAGATACTTGAAGCACAAAATCTTCCAGTTCCATCTACACCACTGTCTTCAAGTAAGTCACATCAGCTGTCTCATGCCTCCTCTCTAAAAGCATTTGTAACAGGTAAATTGCTTCTCAAATGGGTTGGCAATTCATAGCATTCCTTCCAAACCTCAGACTAACATGTTGTGCAGTAGATTTCCATTGCCAAGGCTTGTTTCCACAGATGTCTTacttaattacttttttgtttgctttgaagcTACATCTTTATGTattttggaagatttttatCCCAGTATTAATCCTGACATACAAGAGCGTTAGCCTGCACTTGCTGTTTGGATACTGTCTTAATCAATTCAATATTATTGAATGTACTGTTTGTGTGACTAGTCAGGAAAGCTATTGTACAGTTTTTTTGGCCAGACTTTTGGGAAATTGCTGCAATTTAAACCATACATGTGGATATTGTCAGTTCCTTTTTGGGTGTGTTTGTAAGTAACCCTTTGTGTGCTAtgcctttccccctcctttttgtGCTAGATTTCTTTGTGAAAGTTGGGATGTTTACTACAGAAGGGATGATCTATAAGAAGAAGACTCGTCTTCTGAAGTCCACTAATGGCCAAGTGAAGTGGGGAGAAATGATGATTTTTCCAGTTAGCCAAGCTGAACAAGGAACTGGCTTTCTCATCAAGCTCTACAGCAGAAGCTCAGTGAGAAGAAAACACTTCCTGGGACAGGTTGGTTTCTGCTAACTGGCATGATGTCCTTTACTTAAAATCCAGTTCCACAGGTTTCTTggtatgaattttaaaatactttaaataagGTGGCATATGGCAAAATAGTAAATTCTGATAAACTCTTCTGGATGTAACCCAAGAAAGAATAGCACTGGACTCTCACACACTAACGTCAGAAAGGGAATTGACATTtgattcttcttttaaaaagaaatccctaAGTCATTTTTGTGTGGAGTATTACTATATGAAAGTCCTTCCAACAGACAGACATACAATCTCCTCCTTGCCTTTAggctttctaaagaaaacaaacagcactcACAGGAATTTCACAACCTACAACGTACCATACAGAAAGGCTTACCGTACCAATACCATGGCTTACTATACCAATACACTTACAAACAGGTTTGTGTAAAAGGAAGTATCAACAGCTACAATATCAGACTGCCTTCCTGAGTAAAACAATGCTGAAATCAGCACAATATTCTAAATATGTATCATCAAGTGATAATACAGGTGaccaaaagcaaaattatttttttagccgagtgctctttctctctctttttttttttaacagctggaaCTTCAGTAGTATCTCTTTGAAAGCATTTGTACTATCAGGTTTATTTAACCCCCATAAAACTTCATAGTCTGGtctctttttattctctcttccctcttcccctggTTGTTCTAATTTACTATCATCCTGtcccttctttctctccttttctttttggtatgGTGAGCCATAGCTGTTCTTAACGCTTTGTGCTCTCCCTGACACAGCTAGATTTAGTAGCAGAATTTTAATATATGCATAAATGAATAATGTAGAATTGATTTTGAGACCACAACTGCAATGTCTCTTGTCAGATGCTATCCTTAGGTACAGGAAGTGGTACTGTCCCATTCTAGTGATGTTTCTTGTGCCTGCTGAAGACATGCAGTTATAGGAGAAGCTGATGTGCTATAGAAATGATGGGCCAGCAAGAGTTATGTGAAGTCCCTCTGTTTTATGGAGCCTCATGTCACACGTGTTCCATCTTTCTGTGATTCCTGTTGGTGGAATTGGAtttgaaataggaaaataaaaaattgttctttttagTTGTGCTACCTTGGGATGCAAATAACTGGGTATGATTTTGCAGTCACTTGGCAATATGTGAGGTCATCTCAATCTGACAAGTTACATTTAATCATATATCTTATTTTTAGGGGGAGGAAATGAGCTACTTCTCCTCAGAGGTTATTTGGAAAAGGTTATTTCAGCTCATGCAGGCAGACATTGCCACATAATGCATGAAGACATAAAATATGGCTCAGGGAAAAATGTACTTTGAGCAATTGGCTGGGTAGCTGGAAAAAGATGAGTATAGTTGGATCTATTAACTTTGTTCTTCAGAGAATGATGTTTAATTGGATGCTGTTCTAAGCAGACAATACTTAGATTAGGCTGCTTTTACAGCCATGTATTTAATCATGAGCAAGATGTATATTGAATCTCTGTGGATGAAACACCAGCTGTCTATGGTATTCTGGAAGACATTATTCTCACTTCTTGAGGACTCCTGCCTCAGCTGTGTAGGCTAAATGTACTTCATGGTGAAGTTTTCTGAGAAGTCTTAAAAGGACTCATTCGTGGAAGACTTGAGGAAATAAGAGTCCTGTAAATAATGATACCTGCTTACATAAGCATAATTCTTTTGGCAGTGGAGGCTGATGATAAATGTTCAGGGGGAATGTTTCCTACTTGTACCACATTTCCTCATTTAATGGCCACTATCTGTTAACTGAATGCTGAGAAGAAATGGACTCTTTTGGTGTGACTGTGTGTGGTATAGGCATGTTAGCAGCCTCTGTGGAATGCAAGTTTGGCCATGTCTGTTGGAGTGTgccattttaaatgcatttgaaaacacTGGACAGCTAGCTTGGGCTGCCAGGTGGCTTGTAGCCATCTGGAGTTTCAATGCATAGAGCCATCACTGGCCCTTATGAGCCCTTGACCCCAGCATGTGCATTTGAATGGAGCAAGGAATGCTTGATTTAAACCATCTTATTAAGCAGAGAAACATCAGTATGTAGTGAATTCTCTATAAACATTTTGGAGGCTAAATTTAAACCCAGACTCCCTGTGTTCCCAGCTGAAAGCCCGAATATGTTAGTCCTAACAGAACTGTCTTTGGTGCTCTCACACTTTGGTCACAGTCTACACATTGTATCTCATTCTACACTTGGCGGTATTTATTGGGAATTAATAAAGGCTGGACCTCTGTGTTACATCAGGTAaactcaattttatttttctttttgtttcttactgCAGGTCTGGATAAGTTCTGACAGCAGTAACAGTGAAGCAGTAGAGCAATGGAAAGATACTATTGCCAACCCTGAAAAAGTTGTTGTTAAATGGTACAGCATTGGTCCATCTTGAAGACTGGAGATGAAACTTGGGACTGATTTTTCTACAAAGATATCCCTATGCTGTTTATAATAgtataaattaaagaaattaattgtcTACACAAGTTCTTCAGAAGTTCTCCACTGCATCACACCTCCACGGTAACGGAAAATTCAGTTTCACCAAGAGAAATACTGGCTAAATATTATTATGAGGAAGACTTAGGATCTGAGGGAATTGCTcgtttgatttttaaaaatccaccttgaaaaaggtatttttgccCCTTTCAGGCTCCATAAGAGCACAGAAGTCCAGTCTTGGCGAGAAGCAGCTTGAATCAGCATCTTCTTCACTAGACACTGACATCACCCTCATCTACAGTCCTGTCTTTGGCAGACTCCAAAGTCCGTGGGAATCAGTCTGGTCGGTGGCTTGATCCTAGGTACCTCTGAGCCTCTGGGACTGCACCTGTGTTGACACCACTTGATCAGAGTAATGTGCCTGAGCCAGTGGGAAAGCTGTGGCAGTAGAAGGCTTAAAGGGAACTATTCAATAAGGCAGTACCCAGAGACTTCTCTAACCTCTGTCTTTGATGAAGGCAGTACCCTGACATGCCAATAGCTTGGGTTCTCCCTCATCCTTCCTTCTAAACAGACAGATTGAAAGATAAAGCGTTGCTCTGACTAACTGTGATCTTTTCAAGTGGGGCCCTCCAGACATGCTCTGTTTGGGTCAATTCCGGTTGAGATCAATGGAATAATACAAAGAGGCAAAGGCCCTGCCTGGGATCAGGGCCAATATTTTTAGATAAATTACTTTCTTATATAGAATTCTTATATGTAAACCACTTCCTATATAATCAACAATGTTCTAGCGTTTGCTTACATTGCTAAAACCCAGACTCACATGTACAAAGGAGTAAGCATATATTTACTGACGTAAGTGCCTTTtgatattaattaaaatgcagcacaGTAAGGGACTCGGACTTTGTTTAAAAGATGGGCTACTGCTGCAGAAGTACTTGTTACATCTGTCTAGGATGCTGAAAAATTATGTGTGAGAGtatatttttgttacttgttCCTAGCaagaagaaatcaccattttgcaaattatatttttcctaCAAAATCCTAAGATTATATTTTCTATTAGTCCCCATTTTTCAGGAGTTTATTCAGAGTTATTTTTAAGGCAGGAAAATGCCATGTATATAACTGATAATATATACATCTAAAAGCACAGACCTCTTTGCACTACTTTAACtactggatttaaaaaatatatatgttctGTTAAATCCACATTTATGGTTGGCTGTCTGGACTGTACAAATATGTATGTTTGTATAGATGCTGAATAATTGTATCTTTTTTATACCTTGGATC comes from the Falco cherrug isolate bFalChe1 chromosome 7, bFalChe1.pri, whole genome shotgun sequence genome and includes:
- the TC2N gene encoding tandem C2 domains nuclear protein isoform X1; this encodes MATECIKNCCKWCFCMEKEKSDPVSMVQESEAVAASKPTIAEKPPLSSVSVKRQVGCSEDYLLSKLPLDGQEVPFVVPPFKLAYVQPKNLPSISHAGGIQESTRASFGDRKAELHSVYQWPHCDVYNPFYLEHRVSPDLIRRFPAKSDNRKLYGSVSDLRPSALPGSLDVSHSMFDLRSPPHRFMKRYDSLSSVPSSTSSRKDSQGSNRSLDTITLSGDERDFGRLNVKLCYVSSVEQIWITVLHCKDLSWPSSCGENPRICVKGILTLPKPVHFKSSAKEGCNDIEFMETFVFAIKLQSLQAVRLVFKIQIQTPRKKTIGGCSLALRDLSSEESSHWLDISPPSKAPVCRAELQVGTCFQAINRRIQVQILEAQNLPVPSTPLSSNFFVKVGMFTTEGMIYKKKTRLLKSTNGQVKWGEMMIFPVSQAEQGTGFLIKLYSRSSVRRKHFLGQVWISSDSSNSEAVEQWKDTIANPEKVVVKWYSIGPS
- the TC2N gene encoding tandem C2 domains nuclear protein isoform X2 — its product is MATECIKNCCKWCFCMEKEKSDLSMVQESEAVAASKPTIAEKPPLSSVSVKRQVGCSEDYLLSKLPLDGQEVPFVVPPFKLAYVQPKNLPSISHAGGIQESTRASFGDRKAELHSVYQWPHCDVYNPFYLEHRVSPDLIRRFPAKSDNRKLYGSVSDLRPSALPGSLDVSHSMFDLRSPPHRFMKRYDSLSSVPSSTSSRKDSQGSNRSLDTITLSGDERDFGRLNVKLCYVSSVEQIWITVLHCKDLSWPSSCGENPRICVKGILTLPKPVHFKSSAKEGCNDIEFMETFVFAIKLQSLQAVRLVFKIQIQTPRKKTIGGCSLALRDLSSEESSHWLDISPPSKAPVCRAELQVGTCFQAINRRIQVQILEAQNLPVPSTPLSSNFFVKVGMFTTEGMIYKKKTRLLKSTNGQVKWGEMMIFPVSQAEQGTGFLIKLYSRSSVRRKHFLGQVWISSDSSNSEAVEQWKDTIANPEKVVVKWYSIGPS
- the TC2N gene encoding tandem C2 domains nuclear protein isoform X3, whose amino-acid sequence is MVQESEAVAASKPTIAEKPPLSSVSVKRQVGCSEDYLLSKLPLDGQEVPFVVPPFKLAYVQPKNLPSISHAGGIQESTRASFGDRKAELHSVYQWPHCDVYNPFYLEHRVSPDLIRRFPAKSDNRKLYGSVSDLRPSALPGSLDVSHSMFDLRSPPHRFMKRYDSLSSVPSSTSSRKDSQGSNRSLDTITLSGDERDFGRLNVKLCYVSSVEQIWITVLHCKDLSWPSSCGENPRICVKGILTLPKPVHFKSSAKEGCNDIEFMETFVFAIKLQSLQAVRLVFKIQIQTPRKKTIGGCSLALRDLSSEESSHWLDISPPSKAPVCRAELQVGTCFQAINRRIQVQILEAQNLPVPSTPLSSNFFVKVGMFTTEGMIYKKKTRLLKSTNGQVKWGEMMIFPVSQAEQGTGFLIKLYSRSSVRRKHFLGQVWISSDSSNSEAVEQWKDTIANPEKVVVKWYSIGPS